In one Sphingobium indicum B90A genomic region, the following are encoded:
- a CDS encoding response regulator translates to MMAQIAIVDDHPIFLDGMAQFLTSHGHDILFCARSVEEALERMQAEEPDLLILDVSMKSGGGLAILSAIRGSGSTVPVIFMTVHIRPEQTLEAIKLGVDGVVLKDSDPNELLSCIQQVMSGNKSIAPFVMEQALVHSISAPASEANALAALTERELEIAGLIRAGLRNREIASRCGLTEGTVKVHLHSIFQKLNIKSRSELIIMMMSMDSEMPAMGVEH, encoded by the coding sequence ATGATGGCCCAGATAGCGATAGTCGACGATCATCCGATCTTCCTGGACGGCATGGCCCAGTTCCTGACCTCCCACGGCCATGACATATTATTTTGCGCCCGGTCGGTAGAAGAGGCGCTGGAACGGATGCAGGCGGAGGAACCGGACCTGCTGATCCTGGACGTCAGCATGAAAAGCGGCGGCGGCCTGGCGATCCTGTCAGCCATAAGGGGCAGCGGCAGCACGGTGCCGGTCATCTTCATGACCGTGCATATCCGCCCGGAACAGACGCTGGAAGCGATCAAGCTGGGCGTCGACGGCGTCGTGCTGAAGGACAGCGACCCCAACGAACTGCTGAGCTGCATCCAGCAGGTCATGAGCGGCAACAAGAGCATCGCCCCCTTCGTCATGGAACAGGCGCTGGTGCACAGCATTTCCGCGCCCGCCAGCGAGGCCAATGCGCTTGCGGCGCTGACGGAACGGGAATTGGAGATCGCCGGTCTGATCCGCGCAGGCCTTCGCAACCGGGAGATAGCGAGCCGGTGCGGGCTGACAGAAGGCACGGTGAAGGTGCACCTGCACAGCATCTTCCAGAAGCTCAACATCAAGTCGCGCTCCGAACTGATCATCATGATGATGTCGATGGACAGCGAAATGCCCGCCATGGGGGTGGAGCATTAA
- the apaG gene encoding Co2+/Mg2+ efflux protein ApaG, with amino-acid sequence MNALFPFHATTRDINVHVAVTFLPEQSEPDRGRWFWAYHIRIENDGDQPVQLLTRHWIITDGRGAQHRVDGDGVVGEQPVVQPGKSYDYVSGCPLNTPTGSMKGHYHMIGASGETFDIAIPHFALIAPAVAE; translated from the coding sequence GTGAACGCACTTTTCCCCTTCCACGCGACGACGCGCGACATCAACGTGCACGTCGCCGTCACCTTCCTGCCCGAACAGTCGGAACCGGACCGGGGCCGATGGTTCTGGGCCTATCATATCCGCATAGAGAATGACGGGGATCAGCCGGTGCAACTTCTCACCCGGCACTGGATCATCACCGACGGGCGGGGCGCGCAGCATCGGGTCGACGGAGACGGGGTCGTGGGGGAACAGCCGGTGGTGCAGCCGGGCAAGAGCTATGACTATGTGTCCGGCTGCCCGCTCAACACGCCGACCGGCTCCATGAAGGGCCATTATCACATGATCGGCGCCAGCGGCGAGACGTTCGACATCGCCATCCCCCACTTCGCGCTGATCGCGCCCGCGGTGGCCGAATGA
- a CDS encoding type II secretion system F family protein, protein MLNSAFLIQLRPFILGFLFIAIVALVFGLSEVVMRNARVRSRLDLVGESGASQNGSQTLRGERNSSEWKKLVDRIEKMGVSLVDTNNVDLRRRLIAAGYMSPEAPKLFTLFRLVLTFALPAIFVITSLGNPEPPTALTLYMVASLLAVLGLYMPNLFISAKASRRQEEIVHGFPDALDLMLVCVEAGLGLEAAMDRVGRELALSHPLVSAALGKVVLELRAGRSRQDALRRMADDVDVDEIRSFATLLIQSDQLGSSVGQTLRVYASEMREKRRMRAEEKAHRLPVLLSVPLVACMLPVMIGVLMLPAVVRVVRDILPVMTR, encoded by the coding sequence GATCCAGTTGCGGCCGTTCATTCTCGGCTTTCTGTTCATCGCCATCGTCGCGCTGGTCTTCGGCCTGTCGGAAGTCGTGATGCGCAACGCGCGGGTGCGCAGCCGGCTCGACCTGGTGGGAGAAAGCGGGGCGTCCCAGAATGGCAGCCAGACGCTGCGCGGCGAACGCAACAGCAGCGAGTGGAAGAAGCTGGTCGACCGCATCGAGAAGATGGGGGTTTCGCTGGTCGACACGAACAATGTGGACCTGCGCCGGCGCCTGATCGCGGCCGGCTACATGTCGCCGGAAGCGCCAAAGCTGTTCACTCTCTTTCGCCTTGTGCTGACCTTTGCCCTGCCCGCGATATTCGTGATCACATCGCTCGGCAATCCGGAACCGCCCACTGCGCTCACCCTCTATATGGTCGCATCGCTGCTGGCGGTCCTGGGGCTTTACATGCCCAACCTCTTTATTTCGGCCAAGGCTTCGCGGCGGCAGGAAGAAATCGTCCACGGCTTTCCCGATGCGCTGGACCTGATGCTGGTCTGCGTCGAGGCGGGCCTGGGCCTGGAGGCTGCGATGGATCGCGTCGGCCGGGAACTGGCGCTGTCCCATCCGCTGGTGTCGGCGGCGCTGGGCAAGGTCGTTCTGGAACTGCGCGCGGGGCGCAGCCGGCAGGACGCCTTGCGGCGCATGGCCGACGATGTCGACGTGGATGAGATACGCTCCTTCGCGACGCTGCTGATCCAGTCCGATCAACTGGGATCGAGCGTCGGGCAGACCCTGCGCGTCTACGCCTCGGAAATGCGGGAGAAGCGGCGGATGCGCGCCGAGGAGAAGGCGCATCGCCTGCCGGTGCTGCTGTCGGTGCCGCTGGTCGCCTGCATGCTGCCGGTGATGATCGGCGTGCTGATGCTGCCGGCGGTGGTGCGGGTGGTGCGCGACATCCTGCCGGTCATGACTCGTTAG
- a CDS encoding tetratricopeptide repeat protein, which translates to MNKGAVAVALIIATTACSGPQKGVLSIRPVDRQPAAPAQDALVRGDLLFSRGEYALALDAFRRAVRNDPTDAHGLNGVAISYAAMGRHDLAREFFELALSRAPEDARIARNFARSLSAQGLKGEADALLAQSGGASAGAPVTARPTLAQLASAVPAGRPAPMAGMELERVSLGEVRLRTMEAGASAPRANPQLTTRIVTVAETQARPELMAPIITVGTPDAKAPPEFAAGEETRPAHDGLFERLWKSMARPARKGTRG; encoded by the coding sequence ATGAACAAAGGGGCAGTGGCAGTCGCTCTCATCATTGCGACGACCGCGTGCAGCGGGCCGCAAAAGGGCGTGCTTTCGATCAGGCCGGTCGATCGGCAGCCCGCCGCGCCGGCGCAGGATGCGCTGGTGCGGGGCGACCTCTTGTTTTCGCGGGGGGAATATGCGCTGGCGCTGGACGCCTTCCGCCGCGCCGTGCGCAACGATCCGACCGACGCGCATGGCCTGAACGGCGTCGCGATCAGCTATGCGGCCATGGGGCGGCACGATCTGGCGCGGGAGTTTTTCGAACTGGCGCTGTCGCGCGCGCCGGAGGATGCGCGCATCGCCCGCAACTTCGCGCGGAGCCTGTCGGCGCAAGGCCTGAAGGGCGAAGCCGACGCGCTGCTCGCCCAGTCGGGCGGAGCGTCGGCGGGCGCGCCCGTCACCGCTCGCCCGACCTTGGCGCAACTGGCGTCGGCCGTTCCGGCCGGGCGCCCGGCGCCGATGGCCGGGATGGAACTGGAGCGCGTTTCGCTGGGCGAGGTGCGGTTGCGGACGATGGAGGCGGGGGCGTCCGCGCCCCGCGCCAATCCGCAACTGACAACCCGGATCGTCACCGTGGCCGAAACGCAGGCCCGGCCCGAACTGATGGCGCCGATCATCACCGTCGGCACGCCGGATGCGAAGGCTCCGCCGGAATTTGCGGCGGGCGAAGAAACAAGGCCCGCTCATGACGGGCTGTTCGAACGGCTGTGGAAAAGCATGGCGCGGCCCGCCCGGAAGGGGACGCGGGGATGA
- a CDS encoding sensor histidine kinase, whose amino-acid sequence MLWLGRSPTLGFAISRVAFSAAATWQVDAMFSNEPDFAHTALLLKAAVWTWTAISIAQNSLTPPLGLLLRPIFLIFDLIAFLTVIVLCEPLQIAALGCLFFVAWSASDRFGRGAVLILGVCLIFAFIARGYYESWASVRHVPAVDRATDSLTIVIGCVIAASMLSMNILERRLISWSERLQGVGLSFQKSLAQFLVEQVSQLMNSRYCAFVWEMMDDTDVHCELCDADGVRHVILPQKQIDGLSNVTPREAPFLYSTQSPRLLLRSRLGILRNERAADLTDSISDVFGPGQGASIHIQAGELRGRLFIGTSHGWSPAVLLRCLRIQEGIDLFLERHFFFLAWRQRTFAEARQALSRDLHDSVLQTLAALRVRLATTIHGLSDAAVPDQLTELKSMEELVTAEQAHLRRLLSQQSPVSAETDVDLGREVERCCRFIALQWAIDCRLHLVERPMTVSAETAAEIEYLIREAAANAVKHANARHITVSIAQVDDEILIALKDNPGPQAVARENYTGDFELQSQSIMKRLGKIGGTAYFHNLSMNSLISIRLPSSLPRSPI is encoded by the coding sequence GTGCTTTGGCTGGGACGTTCGCCGACGCTGGGTTTTGCCATATCCCGCGTCGCCTTTTCGGCTGCCGCGACCTGGCAGGTCGACGCGATGTTCAGCAACGAACCGGATTTCGCCCATACGGCCTTGCTGCTGAAGGCTGCCGTGTGGACGTGGACGGCGATCAGCATCGCGCAGAATTCGCTGACGCCTCCGCTCGGCCTGCTGCTTCGCCCGATTTTCCTGATATTCGACCTGATCGCCTTCCTGACGGTCATCGTGCTGTGCGAACCGTTGCAGATCGCGGCGCTGGGATGCCTGTTCTTCGTCGCATGGTCGGCGTCCGATCGGTTCGGGCGCGGGGCCGTCCTCATCCTGGGGGTGTGCCTGATCTTCGCCTTCATCGCGCGCGGCTATTATGAAAGCTGGGCTTCGGTCCGCCATGTGCCGGCGGTGGACCGCGCCACTGACAGCCTGACCATCGTCATCGGCTGCGTCATCGCGGCGTCGATGTTGAGCATGAACATCCTGGAACGGCGACTGATAAGCTGGTCGGAACGGTTGCAGGGCGTCGGCCTGTCCTTCCAGAAGTCGCTGGCGCAATTCCTGGTCGAGCAGGTCTCCCAATTGATGAACTCCCGCTATTGCGCGTTCGTGTGGGAGATGATGGACGACACCGACGTCCATTGCGAACTGTGCGACGCCGATGGCGTGCGGCATGTCATCCTGCCGCAGAAGCAGATCGACGGCCTGTCGAACGTGACGCCGCGTGAGGCGCCCTTCCTCTATTCGACCCAGTCGCCGCGGCTGTTGCTGCGCAGCCGCCTGGGCATATTGCGGAACGAGCGCGCGGCGGACCTGACCGACAGCATATCGGACGTGTTCGGCCCCGGCCAGGGCGCCAGCATCCACATCCAGGCGGGGGAACTGCGCGGGCGGCTGTTCATCGGAACCAGCCATGGCTGGTCGCCTGCCGTGCTGTTGCGATGCCTGCGCATACAGGAGGGGATCGACCTTTTCCTGGAGCGGCATTTCTTCTTCCTCGCCTGGCGCCAGCGCACCTTCGCCGAGGCGCGCCAGGCGCTGAGCCGCGACCTGCACGACAGCGTGCTCCAGACGCTGGCGGCGCTGCGCGTCCGGCTGGCGACCACGATCCACGGCCTGTCGGACGCCGCCGTTCCGGACCAGTTGACGGAACTCAAGTCGATGGAGGAACTGGTGACGGCGGAACAGGCGCATCTGCGCCGGCTGCTCAGCCAGCAAAGCCCGGTGTCGGCCGAGACCGACGTCGACCTGGGCCGCGAAGTCGAACGCTGCTGCCGCTTCATCGCGCTGCAATGGGCGATCGATTGCCGCCTGCACCTGGTCGAACGCCCCATGACAGTATCGGCGGAAACCGCGGCGGAGATCGAATATCTGATCCGCGAAGCCGCCGCCAATGCGGTCAAGCACGCCAATGCGCGCCACATCACCGTATCCATCGCGCAGGTCGACGATGAAATATTGATCGCGTTGAAGGACAATCCCGGACCGCAGGCGGTCGCCCGCGAAAACTATACCGGCGACTTCGAACTCCAGTCGCAATCGATCATGAAGCGACTGGGCAAGATCGGCGGAACGGCGTATTTTCACAATCTCAGCATGAACTCGCTGATTTCGATCAGATTACCCTCCTCTCTACCAAGGTCTCCCATATGA
- the metZ gene encoding O-succinylhomoserine sulfhydrylase — MKRKSGQNPEITRNWRPATLAVRGGSARTEYGETSEALFLTSGYSYDRAEDAAARFAGEQQGMTYSRLQNPTVEMLEQRIALLEGAEACRATATGMAAMTAALLCQLSAGDHVVAGKALFGSCRWLTDTLLPKFGIETTTVDATDNAAWEAAIRPNTKVFFFETPANPTMDVADLATICGIAKAHGIVSVVDNAFATPALQRPMEFGADVVAYSATKMMDGQGRVLAGAICGTEDFIINTLLPFHRNTGPTLSAFNAWVVLKGLETLDLRIRRQSENALKVAKFLEGRVAKVLYPGLESHPQHALAARQMEMAGPIFSLYVGGGRAEAHGLLNGLELVDISNNIGDSRSLMTHPASTTHYGMAEAARLEVGITEDMLRLNVGLEDPDDVIEDLDRALKSIGR, encoded by the coding sequence ATGAAGCGCAAGAGCGGGCAGAACCCCGAAATCACCCGGAACTGGCGTCCCGCGACGCTTGCCGTGCGCGGCGGCAGCGCCCGCACCGAATATGGCGAGACGTCCGAGGCGCTGTTCCTGACCAGCGGCTACAGCTACGACCGGGCGGAGGACGCCGCGGCGCGCTTCGCGGGCGAGCAGCAGGGCATGACCTATTCGCGCCTCCAGAACCCCACGGTGGAGATGCTGGAACAGCGCATCGCCCTGCTGGAGGGCGCGGAGGCCTGCCGCGCCACCGCGACCGGCATGGCGGCGATGACGGCGGCGCTGCTGTGCCAGTTGTCGGCGGGCGACCATGTGGTGGCGGGCAAGGCGCTGTTCGGCTCCTGCCGCTGGCTGACCGACACTCTGCTGCCCAAATTCGGGATCGAGACGACCACGGTCGACGCGACGGACAATGCCGCCTGGGAAGCGGCGATCCGTCCCAACACCAAGGTCTTCTTCTTCGAAACCCCGGCCAATCCGACCATGGACGTGGCCGACCTTGCTACCATCTGCGGCATTGCGAAGGCGCATGGCATCGTCAGCGTCGTCGACAACGCCTTCGCCACGCCCGCGCTCCAGCGGCCGATGGAGTTCGGCGCGGACGTGGTGGCCTATAGCGCGACCAAGATGATGGATGGGCAGGGCCGCGTCCTCGCAGGCGCGATCTGCGGCACGGAGGATTTCATCATCAACACGCTGCTGCCCTTCCACCGCAATACCGGGCCGACGCTCAGCGCGTTCAACGCCTGGGTGGTGCTGAAGGGGCTGGAGACGCTGGACCTGCGCATCCGCCGCCAGAGCGAGAATGCGCTGAAGGTCGCGAAATTCCTGGAAGGCCGGGTGGCGAAGGTGCTCTATCCGGGCCTGGAAAGCCACCCGCAGCACGCCCTTGCCGCCAGGCAGATGGAGATGGCCGGTCCCATCTTCTCCCTCTATGTCGGCGGCGGCCGGGCGGAGGCGCATGGCCTGCTCAACGGCCTGGAACTGGTCGACATCAGCAACAATATCGGCGATTCGCGCTCGCTGATGACGCACCCCGCCTCCACCACCCATTATGGCATGGCGGAAGCGGCGCGGCTTGAGGTCGGCATAACGGAGGATATGCTGCGCCTCAATGTCGGCCTGGAAGATCCGGACGACGTGATCGAGGATCTGGATCGCGCCCTCAAGTCGATAGGCCGTTGA
- the leuB gene encoding 3-isopropylmalate dehydrogenase, with translation MLIALFPGDGIGPEIVAQAKRVLDALAIPGIRYEEGLVGGAAYKAVGHPLPPETLELAKRADAILFGAVGDPDCDSLERHLRPEQAILGLRKELGLFSNLRPAKVFPELADASALKQEVASAIDLLIVRETNGDVYFGEKGMRKTPEGLREGYDIMSYNEEQVRRIAHQGFQAARARRGKLCSVDKANVLETSQLWRDVVIEVSADYPDVALSHMYVDNAAMQLVRNPGQFDVIVTGNMFGDILSDQASMCVGSIGMLASATLNDSNQGLYEPIHGSAPDIAGQGKANPLATVLSAGMMLRYSLNLPEQADRIEAAVAKALADGARSFDLGGTMNTVEMGDAVLAALN, from the coding sequence ATGTTGATCGCCCTGTTTCCCGGAGACGGTATCGGTCCAGAGATCGTCGCCCAGGCGAAGCGCGTGCTGGACGCGCTGGCGATCCCCGGCATCCGCTATGAGGAAGGGCTGGTCGGCGGCGCGGCCTACAAGGCGGTGGGCCATCCGCTGCCGCCCGAAACGCTGGAACTGGCGAAGCGCGCCGACGCGATCCTGTTCGGCGCGGTGGGCGATCCGGATTGCGACTCGCTGGAACGGCACCTGCGCCCTGAACAGGCGATCCTGGGCCTGCGCAAGGAATTGGGCCTCTTCTCCAACCTCCGTCCGGCCAAGGTCTTCCCCGAACTGGCCGACGCCTCCGCGCTCAAGCAGGAGGTGGCGAGCGCCATCGACCTGCTGATCGTGCGCGAGACCAATGGCGACGTCTATTTCGGCGAAAAGGGCATGCGCAAGACGCCTGAAGGGCTGCGCGAAGGCTATGACATCATGTCCTATAATGAGGAGCAGGTGCGCAGGATCGCGCATCAGGGCTTCCAGGCCGCGCGCGCCCGCCGGGGCAAGCTCTGCTCGGTGGACAAGGCCAATGTGCTGGAGACGAGCCAGCTCTGGCGCGACGTCGTGATCGAAGTGTCGGCGGACTATCCCGACGTCGCATTGAGCCACATGTATGTCGACAATGCCGCGATGCAGCTGGTGCGCAATCCCGGCCAGTTCGACGTCATCGTCACCGGCAACATGTTCGGCGACATCCTGTCCGACCAGGCGAGCATGTGCGTCGGTTCCATCGGCATGCTGGCGTCGGCCACGCTCAACGACAGCAACCAGGGCCTGTACGAGCCGATCCACGGCTCCGCGCCGGACATCGCCGGGCAGGGCAAGGCCAATCCGCTGGCAACGGTCCTGTCGGCGGGCATGATGCTGCGCTACTCGCTGAACCTGCCGGAACAGGCCGACCGTATCGAGGCCGCCGTCGCCAAGGCGCTGGCCGATGGGGCGCGCAGCTTCGACCTGGGCGGGACGATGAACACGGTCGAAATGGGCGACGCCGTGCTGGCCGCGCTCAACTGA
- the recO gene encoding DNA repair protein RecO: MATLITPALVCALRPHGEHGAIARLLTPGHGLLAGYVRGGRSRRLRPVLLPGNAVKAEFRARTEEQLAGLTVELEHSRAPLLAEPLPAAAIDWACALTAVALPEGTPYPALHQALDGVLGAVEAAPAARGWATALIRYELLLLAELGFGLDLGRCAATGGNDDLAYVSPRSAAAVSRAGAVGYEDRLLPLPAFLLEGGAGEWPAILDGLRLTGFFLERSVLTDWRADVLAARERLVDRLKRAVA, encoded by the coding sequence ATGGCGACGCTGATCACCCCGGCCCTGGTCTGCGCGCTGCGCCCACATGGCGAACATGGGGCGATCGCGCGTCTTCTGACTCCTGGCCATGGCCTGCTCGCCGGCTATGTGCGGGGCGGGCGCTCGCGTCGGTTGCGCCCCGTGCTGTTGCCGGGCAATGCCGTGAAGGCCGAGTTCCGCGCCCGGACGGAGGAGCAATTGGCCGGACTGACCGTCGAACTGGAGCACAGCCGCGCCCCGCTCCTGGCGGAGCCGTTGCCGGCGGCGGCGATCGATTGGGCCTGCGCGCTCACCGCGGTCGCCTTGCCGGAAGGGACGCCCTATCCCGCGCTCCATCAGGCGCTGGACGGCGTGCTGGGCGCGGTGGAGGCGGCGCCGGCGGCGCGGGGCTGGGCCACGGCGCTGATCCGTTACGAATTGCTGCTGCTGGCGGAACTGGGCTTCGGGCTGGACCTCGGCCGTTGCGCGGCGACCGGCGGGAATGACGATCTGGCCTATGTCTCCCCGCGCAGCGCGGCGGCGGTCAGCCGGGCGGGCGCCGTCGGCTATGAGGACCGGCTGCTGCCCTTGCCCGCTTTCCTGCTGGAGGGCGGGGCAGGAGAATGGCCCGCCATATTGGACGGCTTGCGGTTGACCGGCTTCTTCCTCGAACGCTCCGTCCTCACCGATTGGCGCGCCGATGTGTTGGCGGCGCGGGAGCGCTTGGTGGACAGGCTGAAAAGAGCGGTCGCCTAA
- a CDS encoding tetratricopeptide repeat protein: MIWALLLATAAPTAGAMPSSLDYARLVEEAMDGGRIIQAQAMLGQWRAAAQPDDRQAMEMADARMALEKRRDEEALARFAALEQGGLRDCRVGEGRGIALLRLGRAQEALEPLRRAVADCAGRWRSWNALGVAYDQAESWALSSAAYERAFQLTDKPSQVLNNYGLSLLKQGKAGKAATIFDKARESAPDDARIIANGDTAYVMAGRDISRRPADTADEWARRLSNAGQAAMRMGDLPKAQAYLSRAVSEADSFVPEAAAALDSMKAAGK; encoded by the coding sequence ATGATCTGGGCGCTGCTTCTGGCGACCGCCGCGCCGACCGCCGGGGCGATGCCGTCTTCGCTGGATTATGCGCGGCTGGTGGAAGAGGCCATGGACGGCGGGCGGATCATCCAGGCGCAAGCGATGCTGGGCCAGTGGCGCGCCGCCGCGCAACCGGACGACCGGCAGGCGATGGAAATGGCGGATGCGCGCATGGCGCTGGAAAAGCGGCGCGATGAGGAAGCGCTGGCGCGTTTCGCCGCGCTGGAGCAAGGCGGCCTCAGGGACTGCCGCGTCGGGGAGGGCAGGGGGATCGCGCTGCTGCGCCTCGGCCGCGCGCAGGAGGCGCTGGAGCCGCTGCGCCGGGCCGTGGCCGATTGCGCGGGGCGCTGGCGCTCGTGGAACGCGCTCGGCGTGGCCTATGACCAGGCGGAGTCCTGGGCGCTCAGCAGCGCCGCTTATGAGCGGGCGTTCCAGCTCACCGACAAGCCTTCCCAGGTTCTCAACAATTACGGACTGTCGCTGCTCAAGCAGGGCAAGGCCGGCAAGGCCGCGACGATCTTCGACAAGGCGCGCGAAAGCGCCCCGGACGATGCGCGGATCATCGCCAACGGCGACACGGCCTATGTCATGGCGGGACGGGACATCAGCCGCCGGCCCGCCGACACCGCCGACGAATGGGCGCGCCGGCTCAGCAATGCCGGACAGGCGGCGATGCGGATGGGCGATCTGCCGAAGGCGCAGGCCTATCTCAGCCGCGCCGTGAGCGAGGCCGACAGCTTCGTGCCCGAAGCCGCGGCCGCGCTGGACAGCATGAAGGCTGCGGGGAAATGA
- a CDS encoding A24 family peptidase: MMKDLVLLAVSLVLVAAAVEDMARLRISNIFPLLVIGLYAAWVAVVGWENDIWRNGTVFLGMFALGCGLFAMRAMGGGDVKLMSACALWFDWAGAVPWLVYVTVGGGVLALVLMAGRRLVPQSVREGSSIALFDKKGPIPYGVAIALGTIMALYMAGPNPSGIAHMPDFVQGLRQR; the protein is encoded by the coding sequence ATGATGAAGGATCTGGTTCTGCTTGCCGTTTCGCTTGTCCTAGTCGCGGCGGCGGTGGAGGATATGGCCCGGCTGCGCATATCCAATATCTTCCCCCTGTTGGTCATCGGGCTTTATGCGGCCTGGGTCGCTGTGGTGGGGTGGGAAAATGACATCTGGCGTAACGGCACCGTTTTCCTGGGCATGTTTGCACTTGGATGCGGCCTGTTCGCCATGCGCGCCATGGGCGGCGGCGACGTCAAGCTGATGAGCGCCTGCGCGCTGTGGTTCGACTGGGCGGGCGCGGTTCCGTGGCTGGTCTATGTCACGGTCGGCGGCGGCGTGCTGGCGCTGGTGCTGATGGCCGGCCGGCGGCTGGTGCCGCAAAGCGTGCGGGAAGGCTCGTCCATCGCGCTGTTCGACAAGAAGGGGCCGATCCCCTACGGCGTTGCGATCGCGCTGGGGACGATCATGGCGCTCTATATGGCCGGGCCGAATCCCAGCGGAATCGCCCATATGCCCGATTTCGTCCAAGGCCTGCGCCAGAGATAA
- a CDS encoding tetratricopeptide repeat protein: MTGGRTGWILRSALLLCLTPPLHAQAPYVPDVTEAREKEWRKLVAASQAAYASGKPADGIDPARKGLTLADDLFGPDDPRTLISANDLALHLESTGHYREAEGLYRRVFDSYLRTRGEDDPNSQLALENLVDFYVARNRPDAAGPLADYALRSFRRTTGAGSARSQRMERIVAAMPKPAPAVPPPSPPEAVRQEDDVEKMPPPAMESTDENRP, translated from the coding sequence ATGACCGGCGGCAGGACGGGCTGGATATTGCGGAGCGCCCTGCTGCTCTGCCTGACGCCGCCCTTGCATGCCCAGGCGCCCTATGTGCCCGACGTCACCGAGGCGCGGGAAAAGGAATGGCGCAAGCTGGTGGCGGCGTCCCAGGCGGCCTATGCATCGGGCAAGCCGGCGGACGGCATCGATCCGGCGCGCAAGGGACTGACGCTGGCGGACGATCTGTTCGGCCCGGACGATCCCCGCACGCTGATTTCCGCCAACGACCTGGCGCTGCATCTGGAATCGACCGGCCATTACCGGGAGGCGGAAGGGCTGTACCGGCGCGTCTTCGACAGCTATTTGCGGACGCGGGGGGAGGATGATCCCAATAGCCAGCTTGCCCTGGAAAATCTGGTCGATTTCTATGTGGCGCGCAATCGCCCTGACGCGGCGGGGCCGCTCGCCGACTATGCGCTGCGCAGCTTCCGGCGGACCACCGGCGCGGGCAGCGCGCGCAGCCAGCGCATGGAACGGATCGTCGCCGCCATGCCGAAACCGGCTCCAGCCGTGCCGCCGCCGTCCCCTCCCGAAGCGGTGCGGCAAGAGGATGATGTGGAAAAAATGCCGCCTCCTGCAATGGAGTCGACAGACGAAAACCGTCCTTGA
- a CDS encoding LysR family transcriptional regulator: protein MKRTHLPLNGLRVLDAAARHLSFTRAADELAVTPAAVGQQIRALEDLLGVVLFRRTPKGLELTPETEAGLAALRAGFLEFEEAVRAMQAGQSSSSLTIAAPRDITAKWLQPRLAGYAASQPDLKFALVAADETLDFTEANLDIALRLAEGPGENEGIRLGEASFVTVEAAEGGPDHRIEWPGCPKGDAPATIRVADAGLAIEAAANGFGHACVPFLLAQADMAAGRVRQVGDAAPSPLAYWLIAPLPQWRQKKVKALVEALTG, encoded by the coding sequence ATGAAGCGTACCCATTTGCCGCTCAACGGCCTGCGCGTGCTGGATGCGGCGGCGCGGCACCTGTCCTTCACCCGCGCCGCGGACGAGCTGGCGGTGACGCCCGCCGCCGTCGGCCAGCAGATACGCGCGCTGGAGGATCTGCTGGGCGTCGTCCTCTTCCGCCGCACGCCCAAGGGTCTGGAACTGACGCCGGAGACGGAGGCGGGCCTTGCCGCCCTGCGCGCCGGTTTCCTGGAGTTCGAGGAAGCGGTGCGCGCCATGCAGGCGGGCCAGTCCAGCAGCTCGCTCACCATCGCCGCGCCCCGCGACATCACCGCCAAATGGCTCCAGCCGCGCCTGGCGGGCTATGCCGCCAGCCAGCCCGACCTGAAGTTCGCGCTGGTCGCGGCGGACGAGACGCTGGACTTCACCGAGGCCAATCTGGATATAGCCCTGCGCCTTGCCGAAGGGCCGGGCGAGAATGAGGGCATCAGGCTGGGCGAAGCCTCCTTCGTCACCGTCGAAGCGGCCGAAGGCGGCCCCGACCACCGCATCGAATGGCCCGGCTGCCCCAAGGGAGACGCGCCCGCGACGATCCGCGTGGCCGACGCGGGGCTGGCGATCGAGGCGGCGGCCAACGGCTTCGGCCATGCCTGCGTGCCCTTCCTGCTGGCGCAGGCGGACATGGCGGCGGGACGGGTCCGGCAAGTGGGCGACGCGGCCCCTTCGCCGCTGGCCTATTGGCTGATCGCCCCTTTGCCGCAATGGCGGCAGAAGAAGGTCAAGGCGCTGGTCGAGGCGCTGACGGGATAG